In Marasmius oreades isolate 03SP1 chromosome 3, whole genome shotgun sequence, a single window of DNA contains:
- the SYB1 gene encoding SNAP receptor, synaptobrevin (antiSMASH:Cluster_3.6), with amino-acid sequence MSTEPYDPYVPRNGPSSNPGSSQGTAKTAAIQQQIDDTVGIMRENITKVAERGERLDSLQDKTDNLAVSAQGFRRGANRVRKNMWWKDMKMRIIIGVAIAVIIVIIVVSIVKATQNK; translated from the exons AT GTCTACTGAACCTTACGACCCCTACGTTCCTCGCAATGGCCCTTCCTCAAACCCAGGCTCCAGCCAAGGCACCGCAAAGACAGCTGCAATTCAACAACAAATTGACGACACAGTGGGCATAATGAGGGAAAACATAACCAAAGTTGCTGAGAGAGGAGAAAGGTTGGATTCGCTGCAGGATAAGACAG ACAACCTCGCAGTGTCAGCTCAAGGTTTCCGCCGTGGAGCCAACAGAGTCAGGAAG AATATGTG GTGGAAGGACATGAAG ATGCGCATCATCATCGGAGTCGCAATTGCTGTGATAATTGTCATCATAGTGGTCTCCATCGTCAAAGCAACGCAAAACAAGTAA
- a CDS encoding putative NRPS-like protein biosynthetic cluster (antiSMASH:Cluster_3.6), translating to MAFPTPQGSHSSTFSPPPVDGSLFLPEIYDYLGQNSPNHPVFVYDENSTLRTITWSLLARAIHTAARLVEGHIRPGDKKKNSTVVAILSTCDFITNFVLVAGIMRAGYQAFPISTRNSAVGIAHLVRTTRVKYMFVGETSTNQRLAAATCAQPSIDGPVGSYMSVHTMPMFDALFLPPDAPFVPLPPMPHPHPKHGGLILHSSGTTSFPKPVYFSQQTLLQWGMIPYFGETDLCGTIISYHSLTLPYALGATCITWAPISGITVATFPPTVDAPVPTPERVLGGALATSSSIILCVPAFIEAWVKDPEQAAELRGFSHIFFAGAPLRKESGDLAISYGIQINSFYGATEIGCASVFVPKGPAPKEWEYFKFSPHVKPKLVPHSEDVYQLIMMQSPCCTLDVINVEYDGERGYNTNDLITKHPTVPDLWRVCGRADEQIILSTGTKTNTLPIESAISRHPLVRSCLVFGQGRNHIGILVEPAPTRVFDPDNEADLEKYRNEIWPAVQEANEMSPIYSRIFKEMILVTKPSKPFIYTMKQTPKRKDILAHYAPEIEKSYGLSEVSNQGLPEITTPEAWGVEECTNVARMAVHTVLMQPLGDDMDIFQAGCDSVQATQVRMALFQSLRRAMKVSTRQIPHNFVYFNPTIRRLGTYIAQIVHYGHSSVALAMLSGKISEMEGLALKYGSSFPTHQPSPTASSSSSPPPGDVVLLTGSTGSFGTYILESLIKDPAVSKVYALNRQDVRGARSVYLRQSARLSERGLDFNILNSNKLVLLEGDAALDNLGLQNAIFEEVRSSITCIIHAAWNVNFNVALSTMEPLIAGTRRLADLALSSPHQTPPRLLFVSSVNVFNNWTGGTIAPEAFNSRPATAIGSGYAESKWVAEKILVKAAEQTTLRPCIVRIGQICGGLDGSWSAAEWFPTLVASGPVLRCLPQAQGYISWIPAHHAANALNDIRRSLTCSRSDFEDIDDMDVDSTDDIPYSPGASSDSSVSSLEFTDSDGSHGQPSPSTQDMSPPISFPPEISPTDNVKFIHLVHPHPVPASPMMERLGELLSLPLVRYSEWLNALEASATTSSSIPGPSSSSLSNPAISLLHFYRSARLPSAADSEAFGFTPMKTNNAVETVPWLDTLEQIGKEDVDKWVGYWSRVGLLRS from the exons ATGGCCTTCCCTACTCCTCAAGGCTCTCATAGCTCTACCTTCTCCCCACCGCCCGTCGACggctctctctttcttccagAAATCTACGATTATCTTGGTCAGAACAGCCCAAATCATCCCGTCTTCGTTTACGATGAAAACTCTACTCTTCGCACAATTACTTGGTCTCTCCTCGCTCGTGCAATACATACTGCCGCAAGACTAGTTGAAGGTCATATTCGTCCGGGGGATAAGAAGAAGAATTCTACAGTCGTCGCAATTCTCTCCACTTGTG ATTTCATCACTAACTTCGTTCTTGTCGCCGGCATCATGCGCGCTGGCTATCAAGCATTTCCAATATCAACCAGAAACTCTGCTGTCGGTATCGCCCATCTCGTCAGAACAACCAGAGTCAAGTACATGTTTGTTGGAGAGACTTCTACAAATCAACGTCTGGCTGCAGCAACCTGCGCTCAACCTTCCATCGACGGTCCAGTGGGATCTTATATGAGTGTCCATACGATGCCCATGTTCGATGCCCTCTTTTTGCCACCGGACGCGCCCTTCGTCCCGCTCCCTCCTATGCCTCATCCACACCCTAAACATGGTGGCCTCATTCTCCATTCATCGG GGACCACTTCATTCCCTAAACCCGTTTACTTTTCACAACAGACCCTTTTGCAATGGGGAATGATTCCTT ATTTTGGGGAGACAGATCTATGCGGTACAATCATATCCTATCACTCTCTGACATTGCCAT ACGCCCTTGGTGCAACTTGCATAACCTGGGCA CCTATCTCCGGCATTACCGTAGCAACATTTCCTCCCACCGTCGACGCTCCGGTCCCAACTCCGGAGCGTGTTTTAGGTGGTGCTTTGGCTACCTCTTCCTCAATAATTCTGTGCGTTCCCGCGTTTATCGAG GCTTGGGTTAAAGACCCCGAGCAAGCGGCCGAACTCAGAGGCTTCAGTCACATA TTCTTTGCGGGCGCTCCTCTTCGTAAGGAGTCTGGTGACCTCGCTATTTCTTATGGTATTCAAATTAATTCCTTCTATGGAGC TACGGAAATCGGATGTGCTTCAGTCTTTGTTCCCA AGGGTCCAGCGCCCAAAGAATGGGAATACTTCAAG TTTTCTCCTCATGTAAAACCCAAGTTGGTCCCCCACTCTGAGGACGTGTATCAGTTGATTATGATG CAAAGTCCGTGCTGTACCCTGGATGTAATCAATGTCGAGTACGACGGTGAACGTGGGTACAACACCAATGATCTCATCACAAAGCATCCCACCGTCCCCGATCTCTGGCGGGTATGCGGGAGGGCTGATGAACAGATTATCCTCTCAACTGGAACCAAG ACTAACACACTTCCCATCG AATCCGCAATATCTCGGCACCCGTTGGTCCGCTCGTGTCTCGTGTTCGGCCAGGGTCGCAACCACATTGGTATCCTTGTGGAGCCAGCGCCCACTCGTGTTTTTGACCCGGACAATGAAGCCGACCTGGAAAAATATCGTAATGAAATATG GCCTGCCGTGCAGGAAGCCAATGAGATGTCGCCAATATATTCTCGAATTTTCAAGGAGATGATTCTGGTTACCAAGCCCAGTAAACCCTTCATATACACGATGAAACAAACCCCGAAGAGGAAAGACATTCTCGCCCACTATGCACCCGAGATTGaaaaatcatatggactaagCGAAGTTTCGAATCAAGGACTTCCGGAGATCACAACGCCAGAGGCCTGGGGTGTTGAGGAATGCACGAACGTAGCGAGGATGGCAGTACATACCGTTTTGATGCAACCATTAGGGGACGATATGGATATCTTCCAAGCCGGTTGTGACAG CGTGCAAGCGACACAAGTTCGAATGGCGTTATTCCAGAGTCTCCGTCGAGCGATGAAAGTATCCACACGCCAGATACCACACAATTTTGTGTATTTCAATCCTACTATCAGGCGTCTGGGCACATACATTGCCCAGATCGTTCACTATGGACATTCGTCCGTTGCTTTGGCGATGCTATCGGGGAAGATATCGGAGATGGAGGGATTAGCCCTGAAGTATGGCTCTTCGTTCCCAACACACCAGCCTTCGCCCACtgcttcctcgtcgtcatcaccaccacccgGGGATGTCGTGCTTTTGACCGGGAGTACAG GCTCCTTTGGAACATACATTCTTGAAAGCCTCATCAAAGATCCAGCAGTGTCAAAAGTATATGCACTGAACCGTCAGGATGTAAGGGGCGCTCGATCAGTCTATCTGCGCCAGTCTGCGCGCTTGAGCGAGCGTGGTCTGGATTTCAACAttctcaattccaataaGCTCGTCCTTTTGGAAGGAGATGCTGCATTAGACAACCTTGGTTTGCAAAACGCCATTTTCGAAGAGGTCCGCTCCAGTATAACTTGCATTATACACGCAG CCTGGAACGTCAACTTCAATGTTGCTCTAAGCACAATGGAGCCCTTGATTGCGGGCACTAGGCGCTTGGCAGATCTGGCGCTGAGCTCACCACATCAAACACCTCCTCGGCTACTTTTTGTCAGCAGTGTCAATGTGTTCAACA ATTGGACTGGAGGGACCATAGCACCTGAAGCCTTCAATTCACGTCCTGCTACAGCAATTGGTTCTGGTTAT GCCGAATCAAAGTGGGTTGCGGAAAAGATCCTTGTGAAGGCGGCGGAGCAGACTACACTGAGGCCATGCATCGTCCGGATAGGACAGATATGTGGTGGACTCGATGGCAGCTGGTCTGCCGCTGAGTGGTTCCCAACACTGGTTGCATCTGGACCAGTCTTGAGGTGCTTACCACAGGCGCAAGGA TATATTTCATGGATACCAGCACACCATGCTGCGAATGCTTTGAATGATATACGCAGAAGCCTGACGTGCAGTCGAAGCGATTTTGAAGATATCGATGATATGGATGTTGACTCGACAGACGATATCCCCTACTCGCCTGGTGCCTCGTCCGACTCCTCTGTGTCCTCTCTAGAATTTACAGATTCCGATGGGAGCCACGGACAACCATCACCATCGACACAAGACATGTCGCCACCAATTTCTTTTCCCCCAGAGATTTCACCCACGGACAACGTCAAGTTCATCCATCTCGTTCATCCACATCCAGTTCCTGCCTCTCCAATGATGGAGAGACTAGGAGAACTTCTTAGCCTTCCTCTGGTCCGATATTCAGAGTGGCTGAATGCACTAGAGGCGTCTGCAACTACCTCTTCATCTATTCCCGgtccatcttcatcctccttATCCAACCCAGCCATATCATTGTTACATTTCTATCGAAGCGCGAGGTTACCGAGTGCAGCAGACTCTGAAGCATTTGGTTTCACTCCGATGAAAACAAATAACGCCGTGGAGACAGTCCCTTGGCTCGATACCCTCGAGCAGATAGGGAAGGAAGACGTTGATAAGTGGGTAGGGTATTGGAGTAGGGTAGGGCTGTTGAGATCGTGA
- a CDS encoding uncharacterized protein (antiSMASH:Cluster_3.6) has translation MKVEIDSFSGYRIYPSKGKLFVRGDSKVFRFASSKNASLFLQKQNPRKHAWTQVYRRMHKKGITEEVAKKRSRRTVKHQRGIVGADLAAIAAKRNQTAAVRSQQRLAAITKAKTEKKEKESKKAKGSRPATTTTAPKVSKQQMKGGKGGR, from the exons ATG AAGGTCGAAATTGACTCGTTCTCCGGCTACCGTATCTACCCCAGCAAGGGGAAACTCTTCGTCCGCGGCGACAGCAAA GTTTTCCGGTTTGCCAGCTCAAAAAACGCATCTCTGTTTTTACAGAAACAGAACCCACGTAAGCATGCTTGGACGCAGGTTTACCGTCGGATGCACAAGAAGGGCATCACGGAAGAGGTCGCCAAGAAGCGGTCCCGGCGGACAGTGAAACACCAACGGGGCATCGTTGGTGCAGATCTTGCTGCTATCGCTGCTAAGCGTAACCAAACTGCCGCTGTGCGTTCTCAACAAAGGCTAGCTGCGATTACCAAGGCAAAGActgagaagaaggagaaggagagcaaGAAAGCCAAg GGATCTCGCCCTGCGACAACGACGACTGCCCCCAAGGTATCGAAACAACAGATGAAGGGAGGCAAGGGAGGTCGATGA